The genomic interval TGCGGGGCTTAGGTATTGTTAACGTTACATTGATGTATGCAACTGGCATCAAAAGGATGGTTTTTATCAGACAGTGAGCAGTTCTCCTCCGTTTGACTATTTGCCGAAATGCATTCATGGTTAGAGGAAGTTACTCTGCTCCACTATCTTTCTCGAGCTGCCAAATGGGGAAACGGCACTCGGATTGCGTGGCAAGCGGGCAGTCTACACAGGCTATACCTCGTAATGGTGACGTGCATTTGACTGTTACATTTCTAGAATTGATCCTTTTCATTTTGCAAAATATTTTTGGAATAAAAAGTATGTGCTATCAACACCAAACCATGGAACCCAGAAGTAGTACCTGATTTTCGTATTAAACGAATCTGTTGGTAGAAATCTTATGCAAACTTTAGCATATCACAATGAGTGTCAATCAAGATTTGCATTTCCCAGTCACACATACCAACCATGTTCCATGGAAATGAGGCCGAATTTTCCCAACTGTTAGGAGCGTCACTATAACCTCACCTTAACATCCGTGGTTTTCAAACTTGAAGCTATCTCTGATTAATTAGTTTGGTTATGGAACGAGTGTTAGCATGATTCCCGGTACTTCGTTACCTACCAATCTTAAGAAGACTATCAAAACCTAAAGCCAACAAGTATGAGCAGAGCACATTGTATATTTTTTCTTCGTTCGCATTTTAGCAAGAGTATTCATGTTAAACTATTTTGCGCAGCCcgttttcctcttttcttcactTCCCCATTTTGGCCTCCAGCATGAACGAAACGCAATCTCTTATAACGAGTTTCAACAAGACACCTTTGGTGCAGATATTTGTGTGGATTCCAATTACTTTCTCAGCTCTAGGAGTATGTGTGCATCTAGGTACGAAGTTTGCTATTTCGGAGAAGTTTGAATGGCAAGATCATTTCGTAATGATATCAATGGCAAGCGAAGCAAGGTCtgatggaattttgaagcGTTCTGACAGTTGACTTGTAGACTTTTTCCATCGGCCAGACAATTGCAGTTGCAATTGAATGTGCAAATGGGCTTGGTAAATTGATCAACACACTGACAGACGGGCAAGTAGAGACGATTTTGAAAGTAATTGATCATAATTCAAGATGAATACACCAAACTAACCGATAGTACTCTAGGCACAATATTCAGCGAATATACTTTATATCGTGAGCTTGTTCTTTGCAAAAATATCTATAGTAATGTTCATTTACGACTTCACACCTATTGCAGCTGAGAGAATAGTGACGAAAGTTCTTGGATTCGTGATTTCACTATGGGCTATTACTTCTATTTTGGCCGTTGCCTTTCAGTGTCGGTCTTCAAAAGTATGGGATAGCATAGCCGGTGAATGTTCCAACCAAGTCAGTATCTCCTACTTTCTAACTTCGCCTTTGAGCTCTTGCTGACATTCTTTGACCAAGACAGCTTTCTGGAATTATAACGCAATCGTTAATATTGTGACCGATGCCAGTATAATCTTGCTTATTACATTCATAGCATTACACATACAGACTACCTGGAGTAGGAAACTCACATTGATATGGATCTTTGGTACTCGTATCTCGTCAGTATAAGTAGAAgaaaattttgagattcaaTCGGCTAAACTGCATCTAGTGTCATTGCTGCTGTATCCTTTCAGTTATTCTATTCGAACAAAAGGATAGAGGATCCAACTTTTGACCCCTGGCGAACAACAATCTGCAACCAGGTCGTGCAGTGCCTGAGTATCATCACAGCATGTGCTCCATACTTGAAGATTTTTCTCGATAGTTTAGGATCGGGAATGTTAAGGTCAGATGACTTACGTCGACGGAATGGCAGAGTGGTAGAAGATCATCGCGGCTTCAATCGCAACATATCTGATTCCCGAGgaatcataaaatcaaagACAGGAAAGATGATTGGCCAGAAATTAGGCTTTACCAGTCGGGGCAAACTAGAGAGCCAGAAACTGTCTGAATTTGCGCCAGCCTGTTCAGCTGCTCAATCAAATGCCGTCATAGTGATTGATGAAGGAAATTTATGGGATGGACAGAGCGAATCTAGTCAATCTAGAATCATAACAAAACCCCGTGCTTGGAAATTAGATGTAAACTAGATGTAAATTAGTTGGATAGAAGAAAGTCTCACGACACCAGTATCAATACTGGCATATTTGAATTCACTCCAAAGATCATCAAACTATCGCTCAACATAAAACGAATCCCGGACTAGTACCCCCAGAAAAagatttgtgtttttgatatgTATCAGGGGTCTAAATCCCAGTCTAGAACAACAAATCAGCCCATGTGCATGCGCAACTCCATGGATAAGAAACACATGCAACATTTTCATTAGACCCCTGTGAAAGCCTGCAACCACCTAATCTCTGCAACTACATCGTTTAGATATATTACCTCACTTTTCACTGtttcttgaagaaagaaaataagaaactCTAAAGATATCTTAAACCTTAAGGTTTAACGCTCAATACCTAAACATTCCTACTACCAAAATGACCACACAAAAACGCGACGATGAAGTCGAAGCTGTGGAACTCGGTACCGTCCAGAACAAAACTCTAGCACGGCACGACAGCGCCGAAAGcagagatagagatgaatTGAAACGGTTAGGAAAAACGCCCGTTCTGAAAGTTCGTCAACATTGCACTTTTAAAAAATCGCCTATCAGCCCCGTTTCCCAGAAGATGATTCATTCGGATGCTAACAATCCCCTCCATAGAGAAACTTCGCATTCATGTCCATCCTCGGCTTCAGCTGCACGATTCTGATAACCTGGGAAGGAAGCCTAACCGTGTTCGTCAGCGGCCTTCAAAACGGAGGACCAGCCGGAATCATCTACGGGTTTCTCGTTGTCTGGCTTGGCAACCTGTCGGTTTTTTCTACGCTCTCGGAACTGGTATCTATGGCTCCCACTTCAGGGGGCCAGTACCATTGGGTTTCCATGCTTGCGCCTTCCCGATGCTCTAAGTTTCTGAGCTACATCACGGGCTGGTTGACTGTTACGGGCTGGCAGGGCCTTGTTGCGTCCGGTGGCTATCTCACCGGGACTATTATCCAAGGATTGATTGTGTTGACCGTTCCATCGTATGCTGCGTCCGAAACTTCATGGCAAGGCACGTTGTTATACTGGGCGGCGATATTTTTTGCCGTTTTTATCAATACGGTCGTTAGTAGCTTGTTACCGAAGATCGAAGGGTTAATCCTGGTACTGCATATTTTGGGGTTTTTTAGCATCTTGATTCCGTTGGTTATACTGGCGCCGCATGATTCGGCAAGCGATGTGTTTACCGGTTGGCTGAATGAAGGAAACTGGTCTACTCAGGGACTTTCGTTTTTTGTCGGGCTGATTGGAAATGTTTTTGCGTTTCTTGGTACGCCTTGCAATATCTTTGGAGTCTGAGTATGTAAAATACTAACATTGTTTTAGGTGCGGATGGAGCATTTCATGTAAGTCTTCTACTAATAAGGCATTGAATGGTGCCTAGCGAGGTTTGTAAGGGAGACTAACGAGCGATGCAGATGTCAGAAGAAATCCGCAATCCATCTCTAGTAGTACCCAGATCCATCATTTTGAGCATAATACTGAACGGAAGCATGGGATTTGCAATGATAATAGcaattttgttttgtcttgGAGACATTGATGCTGCGTTGTCAAGCGACACTGGCTACCCGTTTATCGAAATTTTCTTCCAAGCGACTAGATCTATAAGTGGGTCAGCAACTATGGCGTCGTTAGTGGCCATATTAGGTTTATGCGCTACTGTTGGCAGTCTGGCTTCGACATCTCGCATGCTTTGGTCGTTCGCTAGAGATCATGGCGTGCCTGGTTGGAGAACCATTTCAAAGGTAAGTGTGTAGCGGTACTCTTGTTCCTCCGAATTTGTTCTTGGTCTATATCTAATCTGACACTAACACGGTTATATATCCTGATATAGATTGATAATCGCACTACAATTCCACTATGGTCTATTGCTATTACTTGCATTGTCTCATGTCTACTTGCATTGATCAATATTGGCTCCGCAACAGTCTTCAACGATGTTGTATCTCTATCTGTTGCTGGTCTCTATAGCTCCTACTTAATCTGCGCGGTTCTTTTACTATATCGTCGTCTCACTGGAGGATTTCAAACACTCACAGATATTTCCGAAGGACCAGTTTTGGTAAACACTACAGGTGCTCAATTAGTTTGGGGTAAGATGTATCTTGTACTTTCAATTTTGCGACACTAACGCGAGCCAAATAAATAGGACCATGGCATGTTCCAGGAGTGTTCGGTATTATCAACAACACTTTTGCTATCGTTTACTTGACTATTGTTCTGTTCTTCAGCTTTTGGCCCTCTGCATTACCTGTTACTGCGGCGAACATGAACTACAGTTCTTTGGTTACTGGCGCCGTAATGATATTTAGtataatatactatattatattgggAAGACATGAATGGAATGGCCCAGTTGTCGAGGTGCATTTGTGATAGTCCAAAAGTGATGGTTTTGCTATACCAAGACTTTGAGACATACTATAGCTCCAAAGCCAAGAATGAGGATGGAATTAACGAGAATGAATAGAGACCGAAAACATGTATTGTGGGAAATCTGGTTAACATTCGATGAATCGAAGCGAGGCTTGAAGCGAGTTTATATTTGGGTGTTTGATTTGCGTGCAATCTGTGTGGAAAGTCTCATTCATTACTCTTTCAGACTTGGTTACTAAATGGGTTGCTCATGTACTGGTAGTCACCACTAGGTAACAAGAGAATCTTTGCATAGAGTGAAACGTATTCGATTGTTAAAATCCCAGTTATGgaaaataattagaaaataatacACGCTTGTCTTGTTTCTTGTTTATATTTGGGCGCTTCTATTGCCTCCGTCTCCTGTGACCCTCAAGAAAGGCCTTTGGAAAAATCATTGTATCGAATTTACATGATAAATATTAGCATAAAGGTATCTTGCATATGACATTAACTCAAAAATTTGCCACCCTACATAAATACCTCCGCCTGTACCGACTTGCCAGTCCATCATTCCATATATTACTACTCCATATCTGATTAACTCATCCCCAACATGACTTTTATTCCCCTCCATTTACCTTTCACCCCAGCCccatatccaatatccactACCGCCTTCGTAAACGCGAAGCCCTTTGTTGTGTCCGGGATCGGGTATCGAAGCGGAGGAGGAATAGCAGTACAAGCAggagaccatggccaacGGTCCTCACAAATAGCTTTGATATTACAAAGTCCTCTCAAGCCCTCCTCACCAGCGAATCTTCCATATCCACTACCAGCCACGCCGCCAAATGGTAACTGAACTGCATAGTATGCACCAAAATCGTTTATAGCTACCATACCAGACTTAATGTTCTTGATTATGGCATTGAGTTCCCAGTCTTTGGATCCAAAGACAGAGGCACCGAGTCCGAAATCGGGATGGTTTGCGATGTTGCAGGCATCTTCAGGGTTCTTAGCTCTCATAACGACGCAAATAGGTCCGAAGCACTCTTCGTTAGCAATGGCCATCTCAGGGGTGACATCAACGATTAGAGTAGGACTAAAGTAATGTCCCGAGCGATGAACTGGATGGTTGAAACGTTTACCGCCAACCAAAAGACGAGCTCCATCCGAGACGGCTTCTGCAATCAATTTCTCGAGTCTTCCAAATGAAGCATCAGAAATAACTGCTCCGACATCAACTGGCGATTCCGCTGTAGAGTCGAGAGCAGAGCCGACACGAAGAGCTCGAATCCGTGGCTCGAGTGCTGCGACAATTTTGTCATAAACATCCGGAAGACCAATAATTCGTTCGATACCAATACAATTTTGTCCAGCGGCTTGGAATGTACCACGAAGGAGGATTTCGGTGATACGTGGAAGATCGCTAACCGCGGAATTCATAATAATCGCTGCATCCTTGCCTCCAAGCTCGGCAACAACTGGGATTAGAGGCTTAGATGCTGCCGCAGCTACCAATTTGGCGACAGGTCGGCTACCGATGAAAGTTATATGAGAGATCCTAGGATGAGACGAAAGATGATTTGCAGTATCTGGCCAACATGTAACGACTTGAATCAGATTGGAATCATGACCACATGCGTATAATGCTCCTCTTGCAATAAGAGAAAAATGCTGTGCACTCCAAGCTGTATTTTCGGATGCCTTGACcacaattccatttccagaGAAAATTGCGGAGATTATTGGGCCAAGCAAGTTATGAAGAGGATAGTTCCAAGAGACCAGAGCAGCGACAACTCCCAAAGGCTCGTATTGGACCGTATTCTTCTTGTACATCATGAGCAAGTTCGTAGGTCTTCGAGAAGGACTCAATGCCTTTTCACCATGCTTCAAAGTCCAGCTAAGCTTTTCGACAGTCACTAAAATTTCTCCTAATGCGGCATCAATCATAGTTTTTCCTGAATCCAAACATGCGACCTTGCAAAGTTCATCCTGGTGGTCCAATATATATGCCATCATAGAGCGTAGAACTTGTCGCCTTTGGGTAAAAGTAGTTCGCGCCCATTTCTTCTGTGCGACATGTGCCTTCTCAATTGCTCTATCGATATCTTCGGGCGATGAAGGGGCGACGTATCCTAGGAATTGTCCAGTTGCTGGAGCATAACATTGAATATTCGATGATTCGGTGTCCTATATATCATCAGCGTCGCTGCCCCCGTGTCTATTTTGTTTCCACCAACCTTGATGCTCGGGTTatccaaaatcttcttctcctctggTGCTTTTAATTCAGTAATAGAATAGCGTAGAACCGGCTCCGCATTATACCATTCAATAAAACGAATTGTTCCGTAGAGAAAACATCCAACAACTGCTGTAGCTCCAGCGGCTAATGTGAACATGAGCTTCTCACTGTAGACACATCTAGATTAGCAATAGTTCCCAAGTTTTCTGCGCCAACTCAACTTACACATCTCCATGCTTCCAACCTGCAAAAGGTCCATCTGGAAGGGGGTGGTCTCTTTCCATTTGGTTGATTGCACCTGGGCAATACTGGTAGATATTGGTATACGCTGGCCGATTGGATGGCCTGTTTTCAACGAAGGATATCCAGCACTATGCCCATTTACCAGAAGAAATACAGGATACTAGTTCATACAACCCAATTGTCAATGAAACCTTTCAAAACATGCTTTCAACAAATAACAGCTTTCtgagaaaaggaagaagtaGTATCATAATGATGGCCCAAACAAATTTCTGGGGAGAGCTTAATCCCTGCTAGTTTCATCACGGAACTTTCCGCCTAGAACCCCGAAAGATGACAATGGTGCACTACAACATTTTAGCCTATAGGCAAAACACGGACCGAGGGGCCTCGTGTTACTGAATCGGGTAGTCCTTTGAAGTACTTTGCCGTACTAGATATTAGGAAGGATGAGAGGCTTTCTTTGATCTGATCCTCCCGTGACTTTTCCATGATCATGAGATTGAGTTGAGATTTCAGATGTTACTGGATTGGATTCCCATCTACAAAGCGCTGCagtgaaggagaaaaagacacCAAGAGCTAGGTCTCATAACGTGAAATTTAGCATGAAGCGAAGGAACACGTATACTACAAGTTGTTTATATCTTGTGTTTCAGCCGCGAATAACGTCTACTCATCCAAGCATCGCAGTTATGGCGGCAAATTGAATACGCAGTGTTCAATTCATCCTACGAAGTGTTGTAGGCTGCGTAGTGTTCCTTGATTTTGTATATACCAATATCTACGAATTGATGCTTTGAGATATCCACTAGAGATATCGATTTTCAGCCATGAAGATCATGTTTAGATATTACGCTTGTGGATGAGAAACGACGCATACAACCACATTGTCCAGTGGTATCATGATGCCTAGAGGTTTCTGGACGAGTGGCATATCCATAATTAAAGGATGAGATAGGCAAATTCTTTTAAAGCCACGCCCTCTCTTATTAGTACTTGGAAGCTGACTTTGACTTT from Botrytis cinerea B05.10 chromosome 9, complete sequence carries:
- the Bcmsc7 gene encoding Bcmsc7 — protein: MERDHPLPDGPFAGWKHGDVEKLMFTLAAGATAVVGCFLYGTIRFIEWYNAEPVLRYSITELKAPEEKKILDNPSIKDTESSNIQCYAPATGQFLGYVAPSSPEDIDRAIEKAHVAQKKWARTTFTQRRQVLRSMMAYILDHQDELCKVACLDSGKTMIDAALGEILVTVEKLSWTLKHGEKALSPSRRPTNLLMMYKKNTVQYEPLGVVAALVSWNYPLHNLLGPIISAIFSGNGIVVKASENTAWSAQHFSLIARGALYACGHDSNLIQVVTCWPDTANHLSSHPRISHITFIGSRPVAKLVAAAASKPLIPVVAELGGKDAAIIMNSAVSDLPRITEILLRGTFQAAGQNCIGIERIIGLPDVYDKIVAALEPRIRALRVGSALDSTAESPVDVGAVISDASFGRLEKLIAEAVSDGARLLVGGKRFNHPVHRSGHYFSPTLIVDVTPEMAIANEECFGPICVVMRAKNPEDACNIANHPDFGLGASVFGSKDWELNAIIKNIKSGMVAINDFGAYYAVQLPFGGVAGSGYGRFAGEEGLRGLCNIKAICEDRWPWSPACTAIPPPLRYPIPDTTKGFAFTKAVVDIGYGAGVKGKWRGIKVMLGMS